A region of Eschrichtius robustus isolate mEscRob2 chromosome 19, mEscRob2.pri, whole genome shotgun sequence DNA encodes the following proteins:
- the SYT3 gene encoding synaptotagmin-3, protein MSGDYEDDLCRRALILVSDLCARVRDADTSDRCQEFNDLRIRGYPRGPDADISVSLLSVIVTFCGIVLLGVSLFVSWKLCWVPWRDKGGSAVGGGPLRKDLGPGVGLAGLVGGGGHHLGAGLGGHPLLGGPHHHAHTAHHPPFAELLEPGSLGGSDPPEPSYLDMDSYPEAAAAVVATGVKPSQTSPELPSEGGAGSGLLLLPPSGGGLPSAQSHQQVTSLAPTTRYPVLPRPLTQQTLSPQPDPGSEERPPALPLPLPGGEEKAKLIGQIKPELYQGTGPGGRRGGGAPGSGEAGAGAPCGRISFALRYLYGSDQLVVRILQALDLPAKDSNGFSDPYVKIYLLPDRKKKFQTKVHRKTLNPVFNETFQFSVPLAELAQRKLHFSVYDFDRFSRHDLIGQVVLDNLLELAEQPPDRPLWRDIVEGGSEKADLGELNFSLCYLPTAGRLTVTIIKASNLKAMDLTGFSDPYVKASLISEGRRLKKRKTSIKKNTLNPTYNEALVFDVAPESVENVGLSIAVVDYDCIGHNEVIGVCRVGPDAADPHGREHWAEMLANPRKPVERWHQLVEEKTLTSFTKGSKGLSEKENSE, encoded by the exons ACATCTCCGTGAGCCTGCTGTCGGTCATCGTGACGTTCTGTGGCATTGTCCTTCTGGGTGTCTCCCTCTTCGTGTCCTGGAAGCTGTGCTGGGTGCCCTGGAGGGACAAGGGAGGCTCAGCGGTGGGCGGTGGCCCCCTGCGCAAAGACCTAGGCCCTGGGGTCGGGCTGGCAGGCCTGGTCGGCGGCGGTGGGCACCACCTGGGGGCTGGCCTGGGTGGCCATCCCCTGCTGGGGGGCCCACACCACCATGCCCACACTGCCCACCATCCGCCCTTCGCTGAGCTGCTGGAGCCGGGCAGCCTAGGGGGGTCGGACCCCCCAGAGCCCTCCTACTTGGACATGGACTCGTATCCAGAGGCCGCAGCTGCCGTAGTAGCCACTGGGGTCAAACCGAGCCAGACATCTCCTGAGCTGCCCTCTGAGGGCGGCGCAGGCTCTGGGCTGCTCCTGCTTCCCCCCAGTGGTGGGGGCTTGCCCAGTGCCCAGTCACATCAGCAGGTCACAAGCCTGGCACCCACCACCAG GTACCCGGTCCTGCCCCGGCCCCTCACCCAGCAGACCCTGAGCCCCCAGCCTGATCCGGGCAGTGAGGAGCGGCCGCCCGCCCTACCCTTACCCTTACCAGGCGGTGAGGAAAAAGCCAAGCTCATCGGACAGATCAAGCCGGAGTTGTACCAGGGGACTGGACCCGGTGGccggcggggcggcggggcccCAGGTTCCGGAGAGGCCGGCGCGGGGGCGCCCTGCGGCCGCATCAGCTTCGCCCTGAGGTACCTCTACGGCTCCGACCAGCTGGTGGTGCGGATCCTGCAGGCCTTGGACCTCCCGGCCAAGGACTCCAATGGCTTCTCAGACCCCTACGTCAAGATCTACCTGCTCCCTGACCGCAAGAAAAAGTTTCAGACCAAG GTACACAGGAAGACCCTGAACCCCGTGTTCAACGAGACATTTCAGTTCTCCGTGCCCCTGGCTGAGCTGGCCCAGCGCAAACTGCACTTCAGCGTCTATGACTTTGACCGCTTCTCCCGGCACGACCTCATCGGCCAGGTGGTTCTGGACAACCTCCTGGAGCTGGCTGAGCAGCCCCCCGACCGCCCGCTGTGGAGGGACATCGTGGAGGGTGGCTCG GAAAAGGCGGATCTTGGGGAGCTGAATTTCTCACTGTGCTACCTCCCCACGGCCGGGCGCCTCACCGTGACCATCATCAAAGCCTCTAACCTCAAAGCAATGGACCTCACCGGCTTCTCAG ACCCCTACGTGAAGGCCTCTCTGATCAGCGAGGGGCGGCGTCTGAAGAAGCGGAAAACCTCGATCAAGAAGAACACGCTGAACCCCACGTACAACGAGGCGCTGGTGTTCGACGTGGCCCCCGAGAGCGTGGAGAACGTGGGGCTCAGCATCGCGGTGGTGGACTATGATTG CATCGGACACAACGAGGTGATCGGCGTGTGCCGCGTGGGTCCCGACGCCGCCGACCCCCATGGCCGCGAGCACTGGGCCGAGATGCTGGCCAACCCGCGCAAGCCCGTGGAGCGCTGGCACCAGCTGGTGGAG GAAAAGACTTTGACCAGCTTCACAAAAGGCAGCAAAGgattgtcagagaaagagaactcAGAGTGA